Below is a window of Drosophila willistoni isolate 14030-0811.24 chromosome XR unlocalized genomic scaffold, UCI_dwil_1.1 Seg144, whole genome shotgun sequence DNA.
tgtttttttttttttttaattggcaACCCACACCGAAATGagtatatgtatctatatacctgtgagtgagtgtgtcaACTAATAAAAATTACCTTCCTTGACAGTTGATTTCCCTGGATAGCCTTAAAATGGCTGCATATGtgcaataattatttttccgATTGGAAAAACCAAATTTCTTTTCCTCTACTGCAAACAGCAAAACTGTCAAACGAAACATCTGGAACCGGGGGATTTCCTTTGTCGAAGATCTGCAAAGATGACTGGCCCAATAGCATTCCCCCCACACAGGGACAGATCAAGCCATGTGCggtaaaaataataattttacatggcGAGGGAAATAAAAGTTTCTACAAGTTTTGTTTGACTTCACTTGAAATGCTTAACTGATATCTTTTGGAAAAGAACTGTAAAATAGGAGCCTCTACATGCAATTGCCAAAGTTAAACAGATCATTTGCAATTAGGTGATGGCTATTTTGATGTGTAtagtttgtgttttgtttttttgttttcttttttttttacctagTCGCCTTCTCACAGTTTGGTGGACGACATTGATGAGCTATTTTCGTTTTACCACTTACCTAGCTCACCTGGCCCACAACAAAATGGCTCGTAAAATTGAAGTGGCCACAGGGCGTGCCTAGGGGACGGGTCGGGACGGGTCAGAATGGAATAGAATGGAGTAGGACAGTTGTAGCCTGGAATTGATAGCAATTACCACAAAGTGGTCGAAAGCATTGCCATAACTATAACAAACACATCTTTTGTGAAATGTTTTGCACTTGTTCagtaatatgtatgtacgggCAGAATGATATGTAGCTATACTTAGACTCACTTTGTGTGTGAATAGAAAATAAACgtatataaagaatatatcTTGCATATCTATCGGATTTGCACTGGGTGCTAAACGAAAAGCGACCTGACCGAAACTATTCAAAGTGTTTTTTGGATAGTAGCCAActtgttttctgttttcttctCCTCCTGCTTCTTGCTGCTGCCAACCTACTTGCTGCCTGTCATTGCCATTGAATGAAAACTATTTTGAGGAAAAAGGGTGTGTGAGAAAGGGCTAGGAAAGTTCTACAGTCAGTTGTGTCTGCAGCAAATCAGAGTCTCAGTAAACAATAGAAGCAACAGCAAGCGGCAACGGGGCGCCGTTTGCCACAAAATGTAGCCGCGATAAAATTTAACCTTCGACTTGAAAACAAAGTTTTGCACATCGGATGGAACGATGGCTGGATGAGGGATGGAGGCTAGTTATTTGCATCTACCTTCCCTTGGCTTTCTCACGTTTGCGGTGGTTGCTACACCTGTAAACCAAAGTTAAACGTGAATTCGACCGAAAAAATCGTTTTGCCAAACTTTAAAGTAACTTTAAAAGATGTCCCCAAAGCGATGAGTTTGGGTGCAAAAAACCCCACTTTCTTTACTACCCAGGAAATTGTGGAAGTGTGGGATGTCTGGGCGACAGCTGCAGCAACCCTCGGAGGAGTCTCGCATGACTCCAAACTGAACTTAATTTTGCGACTTGTGGCAGTTGCACTATGCCCTTGGGCCTACGAAATGCCAACTTCAGATTGGCTTTTGTCCTGGCACGCCATAGGGCAATGGTTTTACAGTCTTCGTCGTTCCTTCTTTAAGGATATATTGctcttgtttaatttttttgtcgATTGCTAAAAGGTCAAAGGTTCAGCagtaatttgtttttcttttttttatttgcatatcTTTGAGCATTGAGGAATGACCACCGCATCTGTGGCATACCCTCCTCCCTCCTTCCTACGTCCTTCTTCCTCTTGCTTACATCTGTGACTGTGTCTGGCCCTTTTTGTGTTGCGTGACAGATCGGTGGCACCACCACCGATAATTATAACCAGTCCAGCCACTATAGCAGAACCAGAACAAGAACAAGTACAACCCTTTTACATTAACACGGCGTTGTTAACTAGCAAATAAGAGgcaaatagagagagagagagagagtgcggAGGAGTTGTACTGCTCGCCCTAGagaaaatttacataaatataaaatttttattatttttccgTGTTTCGTGTTGTTCTGGCCCTTACCGCGCTCCTTTAACGCCCTTTGCCTATGACATTTTTGTAACGGTATTAAAGTTgattaagcaaatatttatggTATACACAAAATTGGGAAATGAAGAAGGTTTCTCCCCCCAAAACCAAGATTCAACCTCTGAAAGTGGTCAATTTTACCTCCAATACAACTAAAAGATAAGCAAGGTCCGCCACTGGTATACACGCTTTTTTTGTATGACACTTTCCGATCGATAGATAATGGATCGGAGTTGCTATCACAGGACTGATTAAGAATATTATCCATAGCAATTACTGGATGTTGAAATCATAATCATATTCGCCTGCATAAGCAGCTCTTCTTTTAACGAAAGCCAGTTTAGTTGCAACATTGAACTCATAATATTGTAAAAATCGTTAGAAATGCAAGTTTGTAACCTTCAACCACCATTGATATCGGCCATTATGCAAAACGATAGCGATACGTGACCCACCTGACAATCGCTGTTAAATGAAAACCACTGAAGGAACGTGGATGGTGGATGGCTCAATATGACGAACAATACAAGTTGCTCagagaatatatgtacatatatatgtaaagaCACACTGAGGGGAatctttaataataaatggAATTATGACGCATTGCCTGGATTGGTTGAATGAACCCGTTTCTCAGCTTCGGCCGGATGTCAGCAGTAAAAAGGAGGAAAACTGGTGGGTAAAAGTGGGAGCAGTCTTATGTTGCATTCAATTGAGTCTGGAGGAGTCAAGAATTCAGATTGTATTCTGACTATGACTACTAAGTACCTTCGCAAAAACACTGTGTATAAGGATATGATTATTATTACATGCTATTCAGCAAACTATACAAattatcttttgctctttcgGACTTTACTGTCGAATTATAGCGATAACGAATGTAATCCTACAGAAAATGCATAATCTTtatcaaaaactaaatttacaTAGTTCCAactatatattatttttattttaaatgaacaaagaacaatttaaaagtttttcaatcTTACACGGGGCTGTCAATTAAGAGATAGAGTCTTTTATGAAGAGTGGAACAGGGGCTGCGAAAACAGATCGCCTGTATCGATTGTCGGTTCGGGCAAACAAACAGGACGACTTTGTCGTCCATTTACTAGAGACGACGCGCCCTTATTGGATTTTTGCTGTGTTGCGTTTTTGTTGTCGAGGTGTGGGAAAATGTAAAAAGGGCGATAGGAGCTGCCGACCTTATGGAAAAAACTTGTTGAATTCGCCCGTTGACGGTCGGTCGTCATGTCCATTTGCAAGTTATCGGGTCaggcaatttacaaaattgATTTGTCCAATGTCTAATGGTCAAATGTCCGTCCACGTCCCGGCTGATGGTTGCTTCAGTTGGTGGCGCTTTTATATGCCATACATATGCGTGGGCATGACCGCATATGTCAATCAATTATATTAATAGTTATTCTATTATCGCTGATTAATAACCGTTAAGCTGAGTTGCTAAGCTGTCAATGTCATCTGACTGaaattaatttccattttgttgCAGGTCTACGTGGAAGTTTACTCCCAATTAAATGGCAAAAGCACGCAGAAAACGCTTCCGTTTGAGGTGTCTAGGGAATAATAAGCACAAGGAAGCGACAACACCAGCTTCAGAGCAGGAAGAGGAGCATCAAGGTAATGATTCatcaacaacgacaacaacgacaacaacaacaaacgcaACAACAGCTAACAACCTTAAGTATTAGCATGATGGACAAACGCTCCATCTGCTTGCTAATAATCTGTGTGAATTTATTCCTTGTCATTTGGCTGGTTATTGTGCCGCAACCGCTTATGCTGGAAACCGAAGCACCGCCAGTGGCGTCGGCCTTTTATGCCGCCCCAGCATCTGCTATCTCCTCTGCCTCCTCCTTTTCCTCCGCGTCATCGTTGTCCTCCTTCTCATCGCCACCACCTAGTGCCAATGGAAGTAGTAGTACTAATACTAGTACTAGtaacagtagcagcagcattagtaacaacaacaaaccaaaccaaatacACGAGCCTAGTCGCTACAATTTTAGTTATAACCATAGTTTAGTTAGCCTAGACAAAGCGGCCACGCCCGCTCCTTTAGCAACTCCTTCACCTCCTGCGCCAACAAGCACTTCAACACAACACACCACGAAATCGTCTCAGCTGATTGACTTGAACAACTTTGCCTACGTGATGAATCAACGCGCCTGCTCAGCGGATATAAAGGCCCTGATCCTGGTGCACACAGCTCCGCGAAATGTCGAGAAGCGTTCTATCATAAGGCAAACATGGGGCGGTCCGATCATAGAGAAGTCGCCAGTGCGTGTGGTTTTCCTACTAGGAGCCCTGCCGCCTGAAGAACAATCCGTGCAATGGGATCTAACGCAGGAGAATAACTTGTACGGTGACATGGTACAGGGGAACTTCCAAGACGCCTACCGCAACATGACTTACAAGCATGTGATGGCCTTGAAATGGTTTCATAACAACTGCCCGCAGGCGAAGCTGCTCATCAAGGTGCGTATTAGGTCCAAGTCTAACcattattttcaattgttttacTTCTTTTGTTCCATCGCAGGTGGATGACGATGTCTATGTGCATACTCCTCAGCTACTGAAGTACTTGACGGAGCCAACAGCAGCGACTTCAACGACAGCGGCAACTTTGATTCAATCGTCTACGACGCCGACTGCGTCGTCATTACGTTCCCTGCTGGGGCAGCAACATGATTTGCTCTTCTGTCGACCTTTGGTTGGGTCACGAGTGAAGAGGTCCTACCGCGTGAGTTTGTGCCCATAATTTTCCTAATCCCAATCAATTAATCCTTACACTTCTTCTATTCCTCGCAGTCTAAATGGCGCGTCAGCTTTAGCGAATATTCCGAGCATTACTACCCGCCCTATTGTCCTGGCTTTGCCATTATCTATTCACCCGATGTGGTGTTTCGCCTGTATAAGGCTGCCCAACGTTCCAATTATTTTTGGATTGACGATGTCCACATAACGGGAATAATGGCTCAGGAGACAAACACTACAATCACTTCTGTACAGCCATATATTTTAGATTATTGGGATTACGATTTGCTGCTTAGCGGCCAGACTGATCTCATGAATCAGGAGTTCCTTTTCACCTCGCACAGCATTGGCCCGGAGCGGATCAATGCACTCTGGCAGTTAATTCTGATGCAAAACAGCACACGTAGCAAAATGGAAGCCAGCTAGAAACGAATAAAGTACAAGGACGAGGAGTAAAAGTGGcctggaatttttttttttttttttgccatttgtttTTGGCTGTTTATTGTTTAATCGCTAGTTATTTAGTGATAAAATTAGTTAGCACAAAGAGTAAGAAGgaaaatataacaaaacaagagaaaaacaaacaaacaaacaagagAAAAGAAGATAAAAACATTGCAAAGTCAAGTGAACCACCAACCACCTGC
It encodes the following:
- the LOC6639150 gene encoding UDP-GalNAc:beta-1,3-N-acetylgalactosaminyltransferase 1, translating into MIHQQRQQRQQQQTQQQLTTLSISMMDKRSICLLIICVNLFLVIWLVIVPQPLMLETEAPPVASAFYAAPASAISSASSFSSASSLSSFSSPPPSANGSSSTNTSTSNSSSSISNNNKPNQIHEPSRYNFSYNHSLVSLDKAATPAPLATPSPPAPTSTSTQHTTKSSQLIDLNNFAYVMNQRACSADIKALILVHTAPRNVEKRSIIRQTWGGPIIEKSPVRVVFLLGALPPEEQSVQWDLTQENNLYGDMVQGNFQDAYRNMTYKHVMALKWFHNNCPQAKLLIKVDDDVYVHTPQLLKYLTEPTAATSTTAATLIQSSTTPTASSLRSLLGQQHDLLFCRPLVGSRVKRSYRSKWRVSFSEYSEHYYPPYCPGFAIIYSPDVVFRLYKAAQRSNYFWIDDVHITGIMAQETNTTITSVQPYILDYWDYDLLLSGQTDLMNQEFLFTSHSIGPERINALWQLILMQNSTRSKMEAS